A DNA window from Falco naumanni isolate bFalNau1 chromosome Z, bFalNau1.pat, whole genome shotgun sequence contains the following coding sequences:
- the MRPL50 gene encoding 39S ribosomal protein L50, mitochondrial, with the protein MAAVAVLRVAGRRLGLGAPARRAFWGGVRKQEQEVEADKIIHQEKSEPSLICPPPRNRNYIPPGDIESCLESYVKEIFGPSLPGNWQQTPLKENRLKYRLLAQLAADLGHAVPNSQLHLMRSAEDVLNFYSTPVKDVSKFDELCAAELPPNLKIIWQQ; encoded by the exons ATGGCGGCCGTAGCCGTGCTGCGGGTGGCGGGCCGGCGGCTGGGCCTCGGCGCCCCGGCGCGCAGGGCGTTTTGGGGCGGCGTGAG GAAGCAGGAACAAGAAGTGGAAGCAGACAAAATAATTCATCAAGAGAAAAGTGAACCCAGCCTGATCTGTCCCCCACCACGCAACAGAAATTATATTCCTCCAGGGGATATAGAGAGTTGCCTGGAGTCTTATGTCAAGGAGATTTTTGGACCCTCACTTCCTGGTAATTGGCAGCAGACACCTCTCAAAGAAAACAGGTTAAAGTATCGCCTTCTGGCTCAGCTGGCAGCAGACCTTGGTCATGCTGTCCCCAATTCACAGCTCCACCTCATGCGCAGTGCTGAAGATGTCTTGAATTTTTATAGCACTCCTGTGAAGGATGTGTCCAAGTTTGATGAactgtgtgctgcagagctgcccccaaACCTGAAGATTATCTGGCAGCAGTGA